From Cucumis melo cultivar AY chromosome 3, USDA_Cmelo_AY_1.0, whole genome shotgun sequence:
AAAGAGCATTCAGTAGAATGAATGCCGGTAATCAAAATGAACAAGAGGTCAATTCCATCTAAATCGACTATTTTTACATTGTTTGCTTTTATTTGAGATGTTGTGGCCCTCTACCTTAAATTCTATAACTAAGATTATCTGGAGAAATTTAAAAACCGTTGCTTTAATTTGGATAAGAAACAATTATTTTCCAAAATAGAAACATGTACTGTAAGGAAAGTTCAAATTCAACATAAAGGCTGAAGAAAATTCAAAAAGCTCTCAAATCAGTGGATAATAAAACAACAGAAGTAGAAAACTCTTCAAGTAAACTGTCAAAGGTGGATACTGAGTTACACCCTATTCTAAACCTCATGAAGGTTCCACGTAGTTGGAACTTGGAAAAATAAGTGTCTGGTGATTAGGAAAAGTTAAATCTTTTTAGAaaatacattttattttgttcgttaaaaaaaaaatcaagaccTTTCGCACATGCAGTTGCAGACTATGTACAAAAATAAATCTACCAAACAGGAATATAGAAGAAGACAAATAGTTTCCTGTCTGGTCACAAGGAAGAACAAAACTCATGTGCATTCGTCTAATTCAATAGCCTAACCTAGGATCAAAAGGCAGAAAATATGCAGTATAAGACAAATAAGAAGGTTGGGGTTCTATTTCAAAAAATGCCGGGAGAGGAAGAAAATAACAGATAAACATCGATTGCATAGGGCTCCAAACCATAGCTTGACTGGTGTAAATTAAAAGCTCTTCCCTTGTAAGCCTTCTCTGAATATTGTCATGTCATGCTTACGGGAAATATGTAGTTCACGTGCAGATACTAAACTAGGAAAATAGTACTTCAATGGTCATGTCATGCATATAGGGAATATGGATAGTTAACACGCGGGAAAACAGAAAAAGCTAGACAAAACCCAATTAGATGTAAAGATATTAACAGGGATCTTGTGTATACTCACTCGTGGTCGTGGATTATTTTAGGAAACCCAACACCATTAAGTGGATGGAATTGAGTTCTTCGATGTATTTCACTCACGTCAGCATTTCTTTTAAGTTCATCTCCCTCCTTTTCACCTGAAGTCAGGTGAGTGCATATAAAGCAAAAGAGGGTCTGATATATGGACATGCTGACAGATATGGATCCCTGAAGAAGTAGATGCTTTTTCTATCAATTATAAAGAGACAACTTGAACTGTAAATTCATGACTTGTTATGAGTACAGTAAAGTTCGTTATAATACCTAAAATAGTTTGCTTTAATGTAACAAGAAAGAATTCAGGGCCAACCAGAAGAAATCCAAACTATCTAACcatttaaaatatcattttgattcAACAAATTAATACTGACAAATATTAGTTGCTTCCACTATCAACTTTCATCTATGTCTGTTTGCATCTCAAGGTACGAATATCTATCACCATACTATATAATATTGCATTGCATTAAAACTCTAGTAGAAAGCCAAGACAACATGAGGTTATAAGAACTCACAAGATTGCATAACAAGGTAACTACAACAGGATCCATAGATTAACAAACATTAAAGAGCAATGAAAAGGGGAGCGAACCTTGTTGCCAATGTAGCCCATTACACCAACACCAACAGTAGATACATTTACATTCTGAATGTGCCTTCGCAAGCTCCTACGAACCCATACTGTGAGGAAAATGCCAACCATTTGTTTACTTACTATTCTAACATAGGAGGATCTTCTCTTTCGTTTTAGCAGAGACTCAAGATCAATTTCTCCAAGTAAAGCAACCCCTGATGGCATGTCATTCATGGTTGACTTGAAAGAATTAAATGCCACAAAGGACTTGGATGTTTTAAACGATCTTATTGATTTAAATGAGTTGGGTCTCTCTAAAACATTGTGCGGTAGTAAGTGTAATGGAGGCTCGGGCCAACACAGACCAATCCTTTCTGACCCACTAAGCATTTTAGTTAATCTTTTGTTCTGTAGCAAGACAGCCTCGTCATTCTCTGTGCTGTCTTCAGTCCGTAAGCAATTTAACCGATCCAATCTTTTTGGAGAAGAATATTGCCTCATTAAATCCTGTTCCACAGGTATCCCTGATTTGGTATTCGCAGAAAGTTCTGAAACTGGGAACTTCATGCTTAGATTTGTATCACCTACTAGTCCATCGACATTTTCCTTGCCAAAGAATTCTTCATCACATGGATGCACTTCCTCACCAATGTCACTATCACTTTCCTGCAGAATCTCCTCCTCTAAATCTGGGATGTCGTCAGATGGCTTAAACTTTGATGGGGATGGTGGATCACTAAAGCACTTAATCTTGGTTGTAGCAGGTCTAACCCTATTCAATGT
This genomic window contains:
- the LOC103496587 gene encoding type IV inositol polyphosphate 5-phosphatase 3 isoform X2, with amino-acid sequence MRHNSKNQPQLFWPRVVLRKWLNISAKESDYSADTEDDEDLNSSDSDTEDCRVRGRESRFKVDNRDEPLVDANDVLPRLRRRNSETFRTQYINTKELRICVGTWNVGGKLPPEDLDIDGWIDTNEPADIYVLGLQEIVPLNAGNIFGAEDSRPVARWEDIIRETLNRVRPATTKIKCFSDPPSPSKFKPSDDIPDLEEEILQESDSDIGEEVHPCDEEFFGKENVDGLVGDTNLSMKFPVSELSANTKSGIPVEQDLMRQYSSPKRLDRLNCLRTEDSTENDEAVLLQNKRLTKMLSGSERIGLCWPEPPLHLLPHNVLERPNSFKSIRSFKTSKSFVAFNSFKSTMNDMPSGVALLGEIDLESLLKRKRRSSYVRIVSKQMVGIFLTVWVRRSLRRHIQNVNVSTVGVGVMGYIGNKGSISVSMSIYQTLFCFICTHLTSGEKEGDELKRNADVSEIHRRTQFHPLNGVGFPKIIHDHERIIWLGDLNYRINLSYEKTRELISRKEWSKLAESDQLLRELRKGRAFDGWTEGNLSFAPTYKYENNSEKYYGEDPKIGRRTPAWCDRILSYGKGLKLCSYRRTEIKFSDHRPVTATYVAEVEVFCPRKLQRALTFTDAEIENEEIAMDVY
- the LOC103496587 gene encoding type IV inositol polyphosphate 5-phosphatase 3 isoform X3 — encoded protein: MRHNSKNQPQRTWAEICCFGCSCLQLFWPRVVLRKWLNISAKESDYSADTEDDEDLNSSDSDTEDVLPRLRRRNSETFRTQYINTKELRICVGTWNVGGKLPPEDLDIDGWIDTNEPADIYVLGLQEIVPLNAGNIFGAEDSRPVARWEDIIRETLNRVRPATTKIKCFSDPPSPSKFKPSDDIPDLEEEILQESDSDIGEEVHPCDEEFFGKENVDGLVGDTNLSMKFPVSELSANTKSGIPVEQDLMRQYSSPKRLDRLNCLRTEDSTENDEAVLLQNKRLTKMLSGSERIGLCWPEPPLHLLPHNVLERPNSFKSIRSFKTSKSFVAFNSFKSTMNDMPSGVALLGEIDLESLLKRKRRSSYVRIVSKQMVGIFLTVWVRRSLRRHIQNVNVSTVGVGVMGYIGNKGSISVSMSIYQTLFCFICTHLTSGEKEGDELKRNADVSEIHRRTQFHPLNGVGFPKIIHDHERIIWLGDLNYRINLSYEKTRELISRKEWSKLAESDQLLRELRKGRAFDGWTEGNLSFAPTYKYENNSEKYYGEDPKIGRRTPAWCDRILSYGKGLKLCSYRRTEIKFSDHRPVTATYVAEVEVFCPRKLQRALTFTDAEIENEEIAMDVY
- the LOC103496587 gene encoding type IV inositol polyphosphate 5-phosphatase 3 isoform X4 is translated as MRHNSKNQPQLFWPRVVLRKWLNISAKESDYSADTEDDEDLNSSDSDTEDVLPRLRRRNSETFRTQYINTKELRICVGTWNVGGKLPPEDLDIDGWIDTNEPADIYVLGLQEIVPLNAGNIFGAEDSRPVARWEDIIRETLNRVRPATTKIKCFSDPPSPSKFKPSDDIPDLEEEILQESDSDIGEEVHPCDEEFFGKENVDGLVGDTNLSMKFPVSELSANTKSGIPVEQDLMRQYSSPKRLDRLNCLRTEDSTENDEAVLLQNKRLTKMLSGSERIGLCWPEPPLHLLPHNVLERPNSFKSIRSFKTSKSFVAFNSFKSTMNDMPSGVALLGEIDLESLLKRKRRSSYVRIVSKQMVGIFLTVWVRRSLRRHIQNVNVSTVGVGVMGYIGNKGSISVSMSIYQTLFCFICTHLTSGEKEGDELKRNADVSEIHRRTQFHPLNGVGFPKIIHDHERIIWLGDLNYRINLSYEKTRELISRKEWSKLAESDQLLRELRKGRAFDGWTEGNLSFAPTYKYENNSEKYYGEDPKIGRRTPAWCDRILSYGKGLKLCSYRRTEIKFSDHRPVTATYVAEVEVFCPRKLQRALTFTDAEIENEEIAMDVY